The segment actcgataaacagctcggtgaatactgcgttctatgactgctttcttctgtaaccgactagactgttcataccgacttctctgtgtgtaccgactgcatgactcggtaatactaaccgactagaatatatagtatgactttgaatataaaaactaatggcaatttggtAAGTAGTAACAAatctatcctaacaacaacaaagatccaccgtaacatatgaaaattacctaagacaatgcaaatcaacaaaatcaaaaagattataccatcacatgtccactagggtttgaatcttcattcttcctatctccattgatcttgcttgatatattttctctcagattttatgtgtgcacaagagctcaacaaagaacggaaatgtggttgatagcttgatcataaaaatgcttgattgcataagattgattagaattcTCATTAGCtaaatagggttgataatgaaggagagtatcctcttatatagaagacactacaagaaatggagggataagatgaaGAGGTGTAAagaataaatggtcggctatgattagagggtaagtagaagaaataattaaataatgagagGAAGGTAGTGtaggagttaagagatgaatgacatgtgtcatgggtagaaaaggctaatgaattaattaattaaataaatatttatttaattaatagaggaagtgagatcaattaaataaataaaagtatttatttaatttaggagaaggacaatttaaataaataaaagtatttatttaaatgaggaaaggcttagaagaggataaatgaatgaattaaataaataaagatttatttaattaatagaagaattaggcttaaataataaaataaataaaaatatttatttaattagtcaggacaattttaggtgtctacaatatgctagaaataatttatattatcctgctaataatattatattaatatatattatttataattttgatCTTATAAGACATGAAAACCATCTAAaatgtaatataatttttttatcaaatattattttaataattaattagatataatatttatttatccaTGGAATGATATTTATATACTATGAACTTTTGTAAAACCTTATGTCAAAAAAATATACTGATAAATTTAGTTCATTCATAAAATATATAGTTAAAATTTTAAATGATTCCATTAACTTTCTTAAATGGTAGACAATTACATAAAATTGATatctttgaaaatattaaaaacacaaaaaaattttaaataacAAAATAGAATCATCACATGTATATTTTTCTCTAGATATTAATAAACTAGCAATCACactttagtgtgcaatgggtatgctgaaCAGGTGTGAAAGGTCAATCAAGACAAAATTTGgtcaattttttgcataaatttgtgtagtacatgagatcaattggtaggctaaatttagaaaataatgtttgttgtgcaacaaaggtctcaatggagaagtgatggtTTCAAATCCACTTTGCATCCTCTTACAAGGTTCCAATTATAACTGAAACAAAACTTttcaattaggaagataatcaaaaTCCATAACCAATAGACTCATATTATGTTTGCAAttaggtgagagggagagagaggtagagggggggaagcaagagagaaagagagagaggtaaagagataaatatagagatagagacaaagatggagatgagatgaatatgaagatggagaaaaggagagagatatggaggGAAAAAGATACAGAAGATATAGGATTAGATACATGTGGAAGCTCAAaaaataaggagagagagagagagagagagagagagagagagagagagagagagagagagagatgtgtatATAGATAGAGTGGGGAGAGAAAGATAGCTCgatagaaaggaagatagagtgagagaggaagaggataaaatagatagagagataaagagaggtagaGTTTGAGAAAAATATATATAGGGGGATAAAGAGGTCTATAGAGGAATATGAAGCGATAAagagatatatagatggtgagataaagtggtagagatatagagatataaggagacatagagagagggagagatggagagagatgcaAAGATTGgtatatagatatatagagagaactagagatagacaaatagatatgaagggagagggaaccaaatatGGGGAGATACAGGAAGAGATAGACATATATTGGAAGAAGAgtgagagatagatatatacaagaagagaaagggaaagataggtAGTGATAAAAAAATAAATAGTGGGATACAGATGGAATGAGGGAGGAAGAGatagggagaaatagagagagaggaagagatatagatagagagaaatATACATAAATGAAGAGGgatggggagagagatagagagagagagagagggagaaacaaAGAGTGTGTGTTTGAGTTAGAGAGAGAGCATAAGAAGagagataaaaaaataaatttaaagataattattctacaataaattaaaaattaataagacaaaagtattaattaaattaattctattatcttttaaaattattatttgtaacttaataagacaaaaataattaaaatgaattttTACCTTAATGTAAATTAAACcttaaaagaagaagatgatgattagaataattaaataaataaaaagatagaatatcctaataaaagaagattaaattaaaatatattcttataaaaaaagatagaaataaaagatagatttcTAATTCAGAAAATAagtattctacaataattaaaattttaattagacaaataactataaattaaatgaattctaataatttggaattattatttgtaatttcattaaaaaaacataaaaattaaagtaAGATTTTcacttaatgaaaaattaatcatttaaaaaagtaGAAAAAGTAGCTAATcttctttttaaaaataattttatctactccacttgtcaaacttaaaaaaaaaatggaatatCCAAATAAAAGAGGATACCATTAaaagatattattattaaaaacaaaaaatagtaGCTTTTTATTTTGTACacattttttttctaattaatcatattaaaatatattttttcgaTTTTAATcacttttttaaaaattaatattaatgtaaacacACGATTGAGATCAATTCAATTGTCTTGCATCCTTCTAATcgattttgaaccattgatttcgaTAAGTAAGTTGAAAACTTCATATAAGTATGCCTTTTGCATAATAAAAAACCAAAGACATCTAAGAAAGCAAGTTAAATTACGTCAAAAACTTAAATCTTTTGAACCCTTTTTAGTGAAGCTGTAAATGTTTTGAAAGGACATTCTTATATCAAGACAAGGAAACCAATCCATGACTCTTTTTTCACCAAGTAAACAAACTAGTGGCCCAACTCTTTTTTCACCAAGTAAACAAACTACTAGCCCACTGCCCATTGAAATTGTTTACTTGGTTGTCTTTTTGGTATTATATAGTGTTGGCTTTTTTCCCACCAagtaaaaatttaatattttttttggttttttttagattGTTAATTGCTGGATTTTTTCTCACCAAGTAAATAATTGGAAAATTCTTGTGGCTGTTGACTTTCTGTCTCACAAAaaacaatttaataaaaaaatttaaatattgttGATTTTTCTTCACTAGTCTTTATAGCTAATATTTCTATAAAAACAGTTCAATATTATGTTTGatgattaaaatttaattatcaaataattttattttttttataaatattttttatttaaatttatattaacaaaaatgaaaataataatataatattaaaagaaGCTGACGATAATGCATAATTATTTCTAATTTTGTCCTTCACAAATTAAAAATACAAATTATCTtacttttatttaaaatatttttcagcATCAAAACGGATAATATTCATCAATACCCATGATCGAGGCCTCAAACTAATCATCGAGAGCATCCCACCTTGATactgttgagaaacatgtgtctcaacttTGCAGTCTTTTTTTGGAAAATTctagaatttgtttgaggtagttttccacatgtttatgcattggaaaatggttagtgagttgttaaaaatgagtcttcCATTTTAGaaccttaatgactcattttgtgacttttaagagggtttaagctaggggacaaaattatggacgggattactattttaacctggttgtttttccattttggaaatgtaaatgtcaaaaatgggcaccatgtggcatggtggttaagcccatggttttgtaaaaccacaagtggtttccaggttgtaaaatcactataaaaggagggcttggggaggagtttgatcattgagttttttgcaagactagatgctagaaggagtctctctgagttcgagttgtggtgatgcgctcctgtaagaacttgcattgcaagtgtattgtaatcagcttgatttgataatacattgtgcgaatgttggagggtggggtttttctcccagaagggtttccccacggtaatcattgtgttatgtgttcattgctattttgtttatgctttattgtgcatttcttgatatcttagtaatatttaagttgaaagttgcataaccgtcctctcaagattagcgtaggaagcatttccgcacacctttgcttcttTACAGATACCATCCATTAGGAGAAATGGCTCCGGACAAGATATTTCTTGGCATTCTCCTTGTTTTAGTTGGGTGTATTTCGCTGTGTTTTCTAAGAAGAAAGTCAGTCAACAAGCCGTACAAGGGCCCTGCTATCTATCCCATAATCGGTTCTGCCGTAGAATTCTTTAGAAATCGTCACAGGGTTCTGCAATGGTTCGCAGAAATAATGGAAAAGATGCCAACAAATACTTTCAAGCTGGAACGGCCAGGCGGAATCACAGATATCATGACGGGAAATCCAGCAAACGTAGAGCATATACTCAAAACCAAATTTGAAGATTACCCAAAGGGGGAACGCTTTACAATTCTTCTCCACGATTTCTTAGGCCGAGGGATTTTGAATGTGGACGGCGAGCTGTGGAAGATGCAGAGAAAGACTGCAAGCTACGAGTTTAATACCAAGTCTCTCAGAAGCTTCGTGGTGGAGACGGTGCAGTGGGAGATTCAGAATCGCCTCTTGCCAGTGCTCACAAACGCATCCAAAATGGGCAAGTCTTTAGATTTGcaagacattttggagagatttgcaTTTGATAATATTTGTAGCGTAGCGTTTGGGGTGGATCCCGCCTGTCTCCTCCCATCAATGCCCACTCCACCTTTTGCAAAGGCTTTTGACGATGCTACTGAAATTAGTGCTGGTAGATTCTACTCTGCTGTTCCTTTCTGGTGGAGAGTGAAGCGCATGCTTAACATCGGTTCTGAAAAGCGTTTGGGGGAAGCGATTAAATTAGTGAATGGATTCGCTATGGATGTGGTGAGTAGTAGAAGGAAGGAGATTTCGGAGAATAGATCAGGACTCCCTGAAAGAGAGGATCTGCTTTCTAGATTCATGGCGGCTCTTTTAAACAATAGAGATGAATTAGGGATAGATGATGAGTCAGAAAGTGAGAAGCAATCCAGTGGTACGATGGATATGTTTTTGAAGGAGATGGTGGTGAGCTTTCTGTTGGCAGGAAGGGATACCACGTCCGCTGCTCTCACATGGTTTTTCTGGGTGCTCTCTTCCCACCAGAGAGTAGAGGAAGCCATTCGCACTGAAGTTTTAAACATCTTGGCTAAGAGATCACAAACCCCACCAGCTGATGAAGAAGGGTACTTTTGTTTCAGCTTTGAAGAATTGAAGGATATGCAATATCTCCATGCTGCTCTGTGCGAGTCAATGCGGCTCTACCCTCCCGTGCCCGCTGACGCCAAACTTGCCTCCATAGATGATGTTTTACCAGACGGGACTTTTGTGGGGAAGGGATGGCATGTGAGTTACCTTAACTATTCGATGGGCAGGATGGAAAATATTTGGGGGAGTGATTGTTTGCAGTTTAAACCGGAGAGATGGTTAAAAGGAGGGGAATTTGTGGGAGAAAATCAGTATAAATTTCCAGTGTTCCATGCAGGACCTCGAATATGCCTGGGTAAGGAGATGGCACTGATACAGATGAAGTTAATTGTGGCCTCTATTATTCATAGATTCCATTTTGTGATAGAAGATGGGATTACGTGTCCCGATTATGTGGTGTCTCTGACCATGCGTATGAAAGGAGGACTGCCCGTTACTGTAAGATGTCGGAGACCCGAACATTGAATGACATCACCATCACTTAAAATGTGATCTCTCTCCATAACGGAGATAATATATTCACTGTTTTCATGGAACGCCATACTATTGAATTATGTAGTAAGTATATTCTATTGTAAGAGATgttaaaacaaatgtttttgaaaaaaatgataatttaaaaaatGGTTATTAGGAGAAGCATATGAGTAGTCGTTATAGCTAAATTCACACACGTATAGATTCTAAAGGGTGCATTCGAATTTGACGTTTTATTTTCGTTGTCTTGCATGTGACtcaactacttatagctattgttttggcttttgaaTAGTAACGATGCACATTGTGGGATCCCTTATGcgcgcaagggtcaaaaagtacacattttagAGTGTTGCTCAATACTTGCTTAAAGATGTCCCAATAACcgtgcacttaaaattgtcaatacttatgcataagtgtgctatgggtaccaataaagatgcacaaatgagccaattatggtccaaaaacgCTAAAAAATGAGCAGCTattagtacatgtgaaatttattaatgaacttttagttattttttatttgatttttttaaagttagtaattggagtgttgggtgtgcaaggagtgaatggTTATTAGAACATAAACGGTAACTAGTACTCTTCCCCTagtttctttaattttttaatacttATAATTTTATAAACTTGAATTATCTATATGTGAATTTGTTTAGAAAGGGGACTCAATCTATATGTGAATTTGTTTAAAAATAGGTGgtcatatatacacatatagatgAATAGGTGTGTTTAGAATATTTTAAGTGTAATATGTAttgttttaatataatatatattattttatttttagtttatatAAAGcttcttaataaatatttttattttttcaatacaaaATTAGGTTTTATTTATACATTTATCAAAATTTTGTATAGTAAGTTTTGTTTTCATGTATAATAAAGCACATTCAtaacattttttttcaaataattatcATTCTCTTAACTGTTGCATGAGTTAAGTCTTCTAGAGTCTAAAACTAGGATAGTCCTCTGTGTATCAATTCATTCCAAATATGCATTACACAATTAAGTTCTCATAAAAGTattaatattttgaaaatgaaacaaCATTCTATGAGAATACTCTAGTCTTGCATTAATCTCtttttttaaacaataaataaaatatttttattatttaaattcacATAGTTCAACCCATaaaaaattgatgaatgaaaaatatctatgaactttaaaaattatttaaaataattaaaaaaactttataacaatgtcattaattataatattaatgtacatgaaaataataaaaatccAATTAGGAAAAAGAAGCTCATCAcataaaatttaaagaaatatatacaaaatttaaagaaataaacaaatttatttaatttaaaaaaaaacaaaaaaactacaaTATCTTTATCTAATTAACTCTTTTCacttattttatttaatatctTTTAGTAACTCCCCTTTATTTCTGAACAAGTGAATGAATTTCCTAACTATGGtgagtaaaaattaaaaaaaaaaaatttaaataaatctctttcaagattcttaaaaTTTATCAAGatgtaaattaatattttttagcgataatgaataaataaacattttatctttattataattaAACATAACATTTTATCAAGCAATATAATCACTATTAAAAATCATAATAAAACTGTTCTACTAACACTTGCCATtttcataatctcttgagtgtttgTTACAAGATGTATCATATGCATGATCCTTTGTAACAACCAATAAATTAGGCCCAATTTAACCACATTAGCAATATGTTTTAGTTTTCAAATTGatagattatatttttaataaatatttggaATACATTGTTATCCACCATTATCAACTCTTTGCTTTCAAGAAAAACCAAAGACTGGGATAATTATTGGCTTGTGCTTATTGTAGTGACTTCCTACTAGGGAGACTCCCATATGCTTTGTTAAGACACCATATTTATGAAATCTACATAGCAAgttgtatttttagttttttatctaGAGAAAGATGCAAGgcattattaaattattttctcaATAAACTACAAACATCTACATGTTTGCAAATAATTTCTATAACGAATTGCAAACATCTGTAAATGCCTTAAcatattttttttgattttatttctAAGGTGTTTACATCTATAAATGACTTAAAATGGTTTCTACTTGTTCCTGATTTTATTTCTATAGTGTTTTGTAAGAAACATTTTCCTCATTTtgtgaagttggaatatgtttcAAATGCGAGAGAGAGCTGAGAGCTTAGGAGCTAAGGTTTTAGGAGGGAGTGAAGTTGCAAGGGGGATTTAGAAGATGTGGTTGAGGATGATGACAAGGGTGGGATCTTGGGTCACCCTCCTCCTTGGTTGTGGTGGTTGTTAGAAATTTCTTTCATGTGTGTGTGCTCTTTGTGGCTTTCCTGTTGGTTCTAGCTACAAGCTCCTATCTTGCTTAGGAAGCTTGAATCAGGGCCTTAATGGTCATTGGAGTTGGGGGTTTGGCCCTTTTCATTGCGTTTGGATCCTTGATGTTGGTCCTTATTAGATTTTCTTACTCTACCTCTAGATTTGAGGGTATGGGTACTCCTTTTCCTCAATCAGTTTCTAGCCATGATGACTTCTTTTTGGTTGTTCTTGTGTGTGATGGCTTGGGTTTCTACTGCAATTTGTTTGTTGAAGTTGTGTCTGGCGACTCATCTGTTTGGGCCTTTTGGTCCGTGGTTTTAGGTTTAGACTATTTGTTGGGTTTGAACCTTAGCTCTAAGACTTCTGTCACCTTTTTCTTGCGATAGGCTCCCTTGTAGTCTTATTTTCTGTTGTGGGAgtgttggatttttttttattatgggcACTCCTTGAGTGCTGGTATATAGTATACATTGATTCTTTGGAGGAGTGAGTTGCCCATGCCTTCTATTTTGGGTCTTTTGGATAGTATACTTAGTACTCTATTTATGGTTTTGGGTACTAGCTCATCAATTCAGGGTACTGAGTGGTCCTGGGTGTTATCCAGGTGGAGGCTCGTGGTCCTTGCTATCTCAAACATTGTTGGGGAAAGATTTATTGCTACAGGTCTATCAATTGTGGACTTTGGAGTTGTTGGGTGGGTACTTCCCTGCTGTATCAAATTTTCTATTGCTATTCCTATGGAGGTGATTTTTGTGGTAGGCATTTCTTTATGGGTTATATAGAGGTGGACTTTTTGGTAGTTTATGATGTTGTCAAGTATATTGAGGTGGCTTACGCAATAGTGTTCTTAAAGATCTCATCTTCGAGACCATAGTTCTAAGCTAGAAATTGTTTCTACATCAAAGATCTTTTAGAGGTGGACCCTTTATCAAGCTTCATCAATGTTGAACCTATAGAGGTGGTTCCCGATGTAGCGTTTGTTGAGGATTCAAGTTTAGGATGGTGTTTCTTAGATGGAAGTCATGTTTTAGTAAGAGATTAATATGTGAAGGCTACATGGCCTAGCTTATTAACTGCCCTTCTTCTCTCCTTCGTGTGGTCTGTGTCTTTATTATTCTTTTATCTTAATTTCCTTTCCTCTTGTCTAGTTGTTGCTAATCTATTTCAGTTCAGGTTTTGCAAAATGATGAATTTACTTCTAGTTTAGGGGTAATTGTTATCCCCTTCGTTGGTTGTTTTTGTTATAATTCAAGGTTCCTATTCAGGGTTTTAGT is part of the Cryptomeria japonica chromosome 10, Sugi_1.0, whole genome shotgun sequence genome and harbors:
- the LOC131033095 gene encoding cytochrome P450 94A2 codes for the protein MAPDKIFLGILLVLVGCISLCFLRRKSVNKPYKGPAIYPIIGSAVEFFRNRHRVLQWFAEIMEKMPTNTFKLERPGGITDIMTGNPANVEHILKTKFEDYPKGERFTILLHDFLGRGILNVDGELWKMQRKTASYEFNTKSLRSFVVETVQWEIQNRLLPVLTNASKMGKSLDLQDILERFAFDNICSVAFGVDPACLLPSMPTPPFAKAFDDATEISAGRFYSAVPFWWRVKRMLNIGSEKRLGEAIKLVNGFAMDVVSSRRKEISENRSGLPEREDLLSRFMAALLNNRDELGIDDESESEKQSSGTMDMFLKEMVVSFLLAGRDTTSAALTWFFWVLSSHQRVEEAIRTEVLNILAKRSQTPPADEEGYFCFSFEELKDMQYLHAALCESMRLYPPVPADAKLASIDDVLPDGTFVGKGWHVSYLNYSMGRMENIWGSDCLQFKPERWLKGGEFVGENQYKFPVFHAGPRICLGKEMALIQMKLIVASIIHRFHFVIEDGITCPDYVVSLTMRMKGGLPVTVRCRRPEH